A DNA window from Microcystis aeruginosa NIES-843 contains the following coding sequences:
- the pyrC gene encoding dihydroorotase, translated as MRRLTMTRPDDWHLHLRDGAAMKAVLPHTVRQFARAIIMPNLKPPVRSVADAASYRERILAAVPEGQQFEPLMTLYLTDNTSPEEIVAAKASQFVKAVKYYPAGATTNSDLGVTDLRRCDGVLAAMEQVDMPLLLHGEVTDGDIDVFDREKVFIEKHLIPLITRFPKLRVVFEHITTADAVKFVLSANNNVAATITPQHLLFSRNILFTGGIRPHFYCLPILKREDHRLALLQAATSGNPKFFLGTDSAPHSRYSKESSCGCAGCYSALHALELYAEAFESVDAIDQLEGFASFHGPDFYQLPRNTEQITLTKSPWRIPDELPFPESGLVPLRAGEEITWQLGE; from the coding sequence ATGCGAAGACTCACAATGACTCGACCCGACGACTGGCACCTTCATCTCCGCGATGGTGCGGCAATGAAAGCGGTTCTACCCCATACGGTGCGTCAGTTTGCCCGTGCCATTATCATGCCGAATTTAAAGCCCCCAGTGCGCTCGGTGGCTGATGCTGCCTCCTATCGCGAGCGCATTCTGGCAGCAGTTCCAGAGGGTCAACAGTTCGAGCCACTGATGACCCTCTATCTCACCGATAATACCAGTCCCGAAGAAATCGTGGCGGCGAAAGCCTCCCAGTTTGTCAAAGCGGTGAAATACTACCCGGCCGGTGCGACAACTAATTCCGACTTGGGGGTGACGGACCTTCGTAGGTGCGATGGCGTTTTGGCAGCGATGGAGCAGGTAGATATGCCGCTACTACTGCACGGAGAAGTTACCGATGGTGATATTGATGTGTTCGATCGAGAGAAAGTGTTCATTGAGAAGCACTTAATCCCACTGATAACAAGATTTCCCAAACTGCGTGTCGTATTTGAACACATTACCACTGCCGATGCGGTCAAGTTTGTTCTATCTGCTAACAACAATGTCGCCGCCACAATTACGCCCCAACATTTATTGTTTAGCCGAAACATTCTCTTTACCGGTGGCATTCGTCCTCATTTTTATTGCCTGCCGATTTTGAAACGAGAGGATCATCGTTTGGCACTTTTGCAAGCGGCCACATCGGGGAATCCCAAGTTTTTTCTGGGGACCGATAGCGCGCCCCATTCTCGCTACAGCAAAGAAAGTTCCTGTGGCTGCGCGGGTTGTTATTCGGCTCTGCACGCCCTAGAGTTGTACGCAGAAGCTTTTGAGAGTGTCGATGCGATCGATCAACTAGAAGGGTTCGCCAGCTTCCACGGTCCAGATTTTTATCAACTCCCCCGAAATACCGAACAAATCACCTTAACCAAAAGCCCTTGGCGCATTCCCGATGAATTGCCCTTTCCCGAATCCGGACTGGTGCCGTTACGAGCGGGTGAAGAGATAACCTGGCAATTAGGGGAATAA
- a CDS encoding IS1634-like element ISMae10 family transposase — MNQSTEIEVKNLDHLGLVAGIIDEIGIVEIINEQVSIERGEIVTAGQVVKAIILNGLGFVSRALYLFPQFFEDKATEHLLGEGIEPKHLNDDKIGRVMDKLYQLNVSVIFLRISLAAVKKFGVATENSHLDSTSLSVEGEYKKEYPTVEILKSGAVGEEIETRQQPIKITYGYSRDRRPDLKQFMIDLIVSGDGDVPLFLKVGDGNEADKAVFGQIAREFKKQVDFDSLIVGDSALYSKENLKLMKEMRWLSRVPLSIKEAQELVDSISEKELTDSEIPGYSWRETISNYGGIEQRWLLVESQARQESDLKKLEKKIEQEKKTAQEKIRQLSRREFENRAVALAIVKGLSDSLKYHQLTEIKVNLIPPESQQSKLKSKDDLPSQSYQVQAELELNLAAIERLKKRAGRFVLATNNLEKKRLSSEDILKKYKGQQAPERGFSFLKDPCFFAHSVFLKSPHRIEVMAMLMGLCLLVYTIGQRQLRLNLKQQETGLKNQLGKLTDRPTLRWIFQNFQGIHLLRIQDNQKISNLTDERRNILRFFPKPCQEYYLLS; from the coding sequence ATGAATCAATCAACAGAAATTGAAGTCAAAAATCTAGACCATCTGGGATTAGTAGCCGGAATTATCGATGAAATAGGAATCGTTGAAATTATCAACGAACAAGTCTCAATTGAGCGAGGAGAAATTGTCACAGCGGGGCAAGTCGTGAAAGCAATTATCCTGAATGGATTGGGATTTGTCTCCCGAGCCTTGTATTTATTTCCTCAATTTTTTGAAGATAAAGCAACCGAACATTTGCTGGGAGAGGGCATCGAACCAAAACACCTGAATGATGATAAAATTGGTCGAGTAATGGACAAACTTTATCAACTTAATGTTTCGGTCATTTTCCTACGGATTAGTTTAGCGGCCGTGAAAAAATTTGGTGTAGCAACCGAGAACTCCCATTTAGATTCGACTTCTCTATCAGTAGAAGGAGAATATAAAAAGGAATACCCAACAGTAGAAATCCTGAAATCAGGAGCAGTGGGAGAAGAAATTGAAACCAGACAACAGCCAATAAAAATTACCTACGGATACTCCCGCGACCGAAGACCTGACTTAAAACAATTTATGATTGACTTAATCGTAAGTGGGGATGGAGATGTACCTTTATTCCTGAAAGTAGGGGACGGAAATGAAGCGGACAAAGCGGTTTTTGGTCAAATCGCCCGAGAATTTAAAAAACAAGTTGACTTTGACAGTTTAATAGTCGGCGATAGCGCCCTCTATAGCAAAGAGAATTTAAAACTAATGAAAGAAATGCGTTGGTTGTCTCGAGTACCATTAAGCATTAAAGAGGCTCAAGAGTTAGTCGATAGCATCTCAGAAAAAGAGTTAACCGATTCAGAAATACCGGGTTATTCCTGGCGGGAAACCATCTCTAACTATGGGGGGATAGAACAAAGATGGTTGCTAGTTGAAAGTCAAGCTAGACAAGAATCAGACTTGAAAAAATTAGAGAAAAAAATCGAGCAGGAAAAGAAAACAGCCCAAGAAAAAATCCGGCAACTATCCCGAAGAGAATTTGAGAATAGAGCGGTGGCGTTGGCGATAGTCAAAGGATTATCTGACTCCTTAAAATATCATCAGTTAACGGAGATTAAAGTCAATCTCATTCCGCCTGAGTCTCAGCAGTCAAAACTCAAATCAAAAGACGATTTACCCTCTCAAAGCTATCAAGTTCAAGCCGAATTAGAGTTGAATTTGGCAGCGATTGAGAGGCTCAAGAAACGAGCAGGACGATTCGTTTTAGCAACTAACAATTTGGAGAAAAAACGATTAAGCAGTGAGGATATACTCAAAAAATATAAGGGGCAACAAGCTCCAGAAAGAGGATTTTCTTTTCTCAAAGACCCCTGCTTTTTTGCCCACAGTGTCTTTCTCAAATCTCCCCATAGAATCGAGGTCATGGCCATGCTCATGGGCTTGTGCCTGTTGGTTTATACTATTGGTCAAAGACAACTTCGTCTGAATTTAAAACAGCAGGAGACGGGACTGAAAAATCAGTTGGGTAAGTTAACTGACCGACCAACATTACGCTGGATATTTCAGAACTTTCAAGGGATTCATCTCCTACGTATTCAAGACAATCAAAAGATTAGCAACTTAACGGATGAGAGGCGCAACATTTTGAGATTTTTTCCCAAACCTTGCCAAGAATATTATCTCTTATCTTGA
- a CDS encoding cation-transporting P-type ATPase, with protein MPVQLSLPLYHQLSQPEVIEYLTSDGSAGLSAEEVASRYEKYGPNELRFKPGKPAWLRFLQQFHQPLLYILLLAGTIKAFLGSWTNASVIWGVTLINAIIGYVQEAKAEGAIASLAKAVTTEATVLREGQTLRIPSQDLVPGDIVLLASGDKVPADLRLLKVRNLQVDESALTGESLPGSKAIEPLPGDTPLAERTNMAYAGSFVTFGQGKGIVVSTANATEVGQISQSMESRVSLSTPLTRKFAQFSRTLLYAILTLATLTFAIGLGRGKSWIDMFEAAVALAVSAIPEGLPAVVTITLAIGVNRMARRNAIIRKLPAVEALGSATVICSDKTGTLTENQMTVQSIYTEGQYYAVSGGGYSPKGEISLITDGNPGSPFAEELPPALGDCLVAGLLCNDSGLKQTGEDWSVVGDPTEGALIAAAAKAGLSQLGLLSLTPRLDAIPFESEYQYMATLHDGIPRLIYVKGSVESLMRRCSQMIDRYGQMTALNAQQIEQAVETMAEQGLRVLAFAKKAAASHQHSIDHEDIETGLVFLGLQGMIDPPRPEAIAAVHACQTAGIRVKMITGDHLVTARAIAERMGIKTAAQVLAFEGKQLAQMDNHQLAQAVEDGSVFARVAPTQKLQLVEVLQSQGEIVAMTGDGVNDAPALKQADIGIAMGKGGTEVARESADMLLTDDNFASIKAAVEEGRTVYQNLRKAISFLLPVNGGESMTILISTLLARDLPILSLQVLWLNMINSVTMTVPLAFEAKSPGIMQSPPRNPNEPLITKKLLRRILAVSLFNWILIFGMFEWAKSTTGDIAVARTMAIQSLVAARVIYLLSISQLGMSLVNYLRRQSTSITNAPILILGIVAAVALQILFSQWGVMNSLFATATLTGHQWLICLLPMPLMVLWAIFANVIDPPHCHGK; from the coding sequence ATGCCAGTTCAATTATCATTGCCCTTGTATCATCAACTTTCTCAACCAGAGGTGATTGAATACTTGACCAGCGATGGGTCAGCGGGCTTATCAGCAGAAGAAGTGGCCAGTCGCTACGAAAAATATGGCCCGAATGAACTGCGATTTAAGCCGGGGAAACCAGCTTGGTTGAGGTTTTTGCAGCAATTTCATCAGCCACTACTCTATATTCTCTTGCTTGCGGGTACTATTAAGGCATTTTTAGGGTCTTGGACGAATGCCTCGGTGATTTGGGGAGTTACCCTGATCAATGCCATTATTGGCTATGTGCAGGAAGCTAAGGCGGAAGGTGCGATCGCTTCCCTAGCCAAGGCCGTAACCACAGAAGCGACCGTGTTGCGAGAGGGACAAACCCTGCGGATTCCATCTCAGGATTTGGTGCCAGGAGATATCGTTTTATTGGCATCGGGGGATAAAGTGCCGGCGGACTTGAGGCTGCTGAAAGTCCGCAATTTGCAGGTGGATGAGTCTGCCCTGACCGGGGAATCCTTGCCCGGGTCAAAAGCGATCGAACCCTTACCCGGGGATACGCCCCTAGCAGAAAGGACAAACATGGCCTACGCAGGGAGTTTTGTTACCTTTGGACAGGGCAAAGGGATTGTTGTCTCTACGGCCAATGCCACCGAAGTGGGGCAGATTTCCCAGTCGATGGAAAGCCGAGTCAGCCTTAGCACACCCCTGACCCGTAAATTTGCCCAATTTAGCCGCACCCTACTCTACGCAATTTTGACCCTAGCAACCTTGACCTTTGCCATCGGGTTAGGACGGGGGAAATCTTGGATCGATATGTTTGAAGCTGCCGTTGCCCTGGCAGTGAGTGCGATTCCAGAAGGGCTGCCGGCAGTAGTAACGATTACCTTGGCCATTGGGGTCAACCGCATGGCCCGTCGCAATGCGATTATTCGTAAACTGCCCGCAGTGGAAGCATTGGGGAGTGCGACCGTCATTTGTTCTGACAAAACCGGAACCCTGACCGAAAATCAAATGACTGTACAGTCCATTTATACTGAAGGGCAATATTACGCCGTTAGTGGTGGTGGCTATAGTCCCAAGGGCGAAATTAGTCTGATCACCGATGGCAACCCTGGCAGCCCGTTTGCAGAGGAATTACCCCCGGCCCTAGGGGATTGTCTGGTAGCTGGTTTGCTTTGTAATGACTCCGGGCTAAAACAAACGGGAGAAGATTGGTCAGTGGTGGGGGATCCTACGGAAGGGGCGCTGATTGCGGCCGCCGCCAAAGCAGGTCTCAGTCAATTGGGGCTATTGTCTTTAACCCCACGATTAGATGCAATTCCCTTTGAATCTGAGTACCAATACATGGCAACCCTGCATGATGGGATACCTCGCCTGATCTATGTCAAGGGATCGGTTGAGTCGCTAATGCGTCGTTGTTCCCAGATGATCGATCGCTATGGTCAGATGACCGCGCTTAACGCCCAACAGATCGAGCAAGCGGTAGAAACGATGGCAGAGCAGGGTTTACGGGTGCTTGCCTTCGCCAAAAAAGCAGCCGCTTCTCATCAGCATTCTATCGACCATGAGGATATCGAAACAGGCTTGGTGTTTCTAGGATTACAGGGCATGATTGACCCGCCTCGTCCAGAGGCGATCGCTGCTGTTCATGCCTGTCAAACTGCTGGGATTCGCGTCAAGATGATTACTGGTGATCATCTTGTCACGGCGCGGGCGATCGCGGAACGGATGGGCATTAAAACGGCAGCACAAGTCTTAGCATTTGAGGGAAAACAATTAGCGCAAATGGATAATCATCAACTGGCCCAAGCGGTTGAAGATGGATCGGTATTTGCCAGGGTTGCCCCTACCCAAAAACTGCAACTGGTGGAAGTACTCCAGTCTCAAGGAGAAATCGTGGCGATGACGGGCGATGGTGTTAATGATGCGCCGGCTCTCAAGCAGGCCGATATCGGCATTGCCATGGGGAAAGGAGGAACGGAAGTCGCCCGGGAATCTGCTGATATGCTCCTCACTGATGATAACTTTGCCTCGATCAAGGCTGCTGTCGAAGAAGGACGCACCGTTTATCAAAATTTACGCAAAGCAATCTCCTTTCTCTTACCTGTCAATGGTGGCGAATCGATGACCATTCTGATCAGTACTTTACTGGCGCGAGATTTACCGATCCTCTCCCTACAAGTACTCTGGTTGAACATGATCAACTCGGTCACGATGACTGTTCCCCTGGCCTTTGAAGCAAAATCCCCCGGCATTATGCAGTCACCACCACGCAATCCCAATGAACCTTTGATCACCAAAAAACTATTGCGCCGAATTTTGGCTGTTTCATTGTTTAACTGGATTCTGATTTTTGGTATGTTTGAGTGGGCTAAATCGACCACAGGAGATATTGCCGTTGCCCGCACAATGGCAATTCAATCCCTTGTGGCAGCACGGGTTATCTATCTGCTCAGTATCAGTCAATTAGGGATGAGCCTAGTTAACTACCTGCGTCGTCAGTCAACCTCGATTACTAATGCACCGATCCTAATTTTGGGGATTGTGGCTGCTGTTGCCCTACAAATTTTGTTTAGCCAATGGGGGGTGATGAACAGTCTGTTTGCAACGGCGACCCTAACCGGTCATCAATGGCTAATCTGTTTGTTGCCGATGCCGCTCATGGTACTTTGGGCAATTTTTGCCAATGTTATCGATCCTCCTCATTGTCATGGAAAATAA
- a CDS encoding ISL3-like element ISMae36 family transposase gives MILDKFLNLKGTCIQGYLHLENIGIVCRIESKNQKATCPRCGLESDKLHQNHRHLVKDLPISGQPVYLQINRRQFKCDNCQRPLSEELDFVAKKRTYTKRLAANILEQLKEGDILNVSRINDVTEEEIQRMIEDIAEEITEPDLSELKRLGIDEIALVKGQKNYCAVLVNLDTGKLIAILEKRTQEELRETLTGWGKEVLEQIEEVSIDLWLPYKNLVKELMPSAEVVADRFHVMKQINQELDEQRRAEKRAVEAQKNKKQKAEKEAKLEVLKRSKYSLLKNEEDLTEPQKIKLEAIKEKFPNLKKMQELKEELRTIYETSNNPTEGLLSISEWLAKSSSVFTKSCQTIRNWFGEIISYFERRTTNGVVEGINNKLKLIKRRGYGFRNFRNFWVRSMLSWHLVC, from the coding sequence ATGATACTTGACAAATTTTTGAACCTAAAAGGAACCTGTATTCAAGGCTATCTACACCTAGAAAATATCGGTATAGTTTGCCGAATCGAATCGAAAAATCAAAAAGCAACCTGTCCTCGTTGTGGGTTAGAGAGCGATAAACTCCACCAAAATCATCGACATTTAGTCAAAGATTTACCAATCTCAGGTCAACCAGTATACCTACAAATTAATCGTCGTCAATTTAAGTGCGATAATTGTCAGAGACCCTTGAGCGAAGAGTTAGATTTTGTCGCCAAGAAACGAACCTATACGAAAAGACTAGCCGCAAATATACTCGAACAATTAAAAGAAGGAGATATTTTAAATGTTAGTCGAATAAATGACGTAACGGAAGAAGAGATTCAAAGAATGATAGAGGACATCGCCGAAGAAATTACAGAGCCAGACCTATCGGAATTAAAAAGACTAGGAATTGATGAAATCGCTCTAGTCAAAGGACAAAAAAATTACTGTGCGGTTTTAGTAAATTTAGATACGGGAAAACTAATAGCTATTCTAGAGAAGCGAACACAAGAAGAGTTGAGAGAAACGCTTACGGGCTGGGGAAAAGAGGTGTTAGAGCAAATTGAAGAAGTGAGCATAGACCTTTGGTTGCCTTATAAAAATTTGGTGAAAGAATTGATGCCATCGGCCGAAGTAGTCGCCGATAGATTCCATGTAATGAAACAAATTAATCAAGAGTTAGACGAACAGAGAAGAGCGGAAAAAAGAGCCGTAGAAGCGCAGAAAAATAAAAAACAGAAAGCGGAAAAAGAAGCGAAGCTAGAAGTTTTAAAGCGAAGTAAATATAGCCTGTTAAAAAATGAAGAAGATTTAACGGAACCCCAAAAAATTAAACTAGAAGCTATCAAAGAAAAATTCCCAAATTTGAAAAAGATGCAGGAATTAAAGGAAGAATTAAGAACGATTTATGAAACCTCAAATAATCCGACAGAGGGACTGCTATCCATCTCGGAATGGTTGGCAAAATCCTCCAGTGTTTTTACCAAGAGTTGTCAAACAATCCGAAACTGGTTTGGAGAAATCATTAGTTATTTTGAGCGAAGGACAACGAATGGGGTGGTCGAGGGAATCAACAATAAACTTAAACTAATAAAACGGAGAGGCTATGGCTTTAGAAACTTTCGGAATTTTTGGGTTAGAAGTATGTTATCTTGGCATCTTGTATGTTGA